In Polaromonas sp. JS666, one genomic interval encodes:
- a CDS encoding hybrid sensor histidine kinase/response regulator — MSTKEDNFLLQLRATFKVEAEEHLQTIADGLLELESTPSAQAKGQIVETVFRAAHSLKGAARAVGFSEIELLCQSMEDVFASWKRQESLPSPDALDTLHRVLDAIASAQAAPVGSDGTGDQPALSSLRQALRQLGIDSSLSPRESAATGLSSSADDAAMAPPVIEVAKPALPLPVAPEIGPQETVRVTVSKLEARLLEAEEMLMAKLTVGQRVTDLRELSGRFDAWRNAWGEVEPEARQLRLLSDQPGSPTQRHSSEGLAQVLDFFDWSMDYVKIMESEAVALERTAQHDRFAIGKLVDDLLEDSKQLLMLPFASISASFQRLVRDLCRDQGKEAELKIYGENTEIDKRILEEMKDPLIHLLRNSLDHGIETAAERRRRGKPSRATIELAVTQISGNKVRLMLSDNGAGIDTGKVKASAIKLGLISPEEAAQLSEPESQALIFRSEVSTSPIITQLSGRGLGLAIVREKTTKLGGEVTVDSQAGLGTVFQIELPATRATFRGILVKAAGRLLVLPTAQVERAARATPDDTRTVEGRETITFDGRAVSLVRLADVLELPYVERKDMFPSGIPVLILGSVDQRVAFAVDEVLDEQEILVKPLLKPLSRVRNVAAAAVLSNGKIATILNVDDLLKSARKVARTAPRAATGTKAVEAGMVLIAEDSITSRMLLKSILESAGYDVKTAVDGMDAFTLLRAEKFDLLVSDVEMPRLNGFDLTAKIRADKRLAELPVVLVTALETREDRERGIDAGANAYIVKSSFDQSNLIEAVRRLI, encoded by the coding sequence ATGAGCACCAAGGAAGACAACTTTCTCCTGCAACTCCGCGCGACCTTCAAGGTCGAAGCCGAAGAGCATCTGCAGACGATCGCGGACGGTTTGCTGGAGCTGGAAAGCACGCCTTCCGCGCAGGCCAAAGGCCAGATCGTGGAGACGGTGTTCCGCGCCGCGCACAGTCTGAAGGGGGCGGCACGGGCGGTGGGTTTCTCCGAGATCGAGTTGCTGTGCCAGTCGATGGAAGACGTGTTTGCCAGCTGGAAGCGACAGGAAAGCCTGCCGTCGCCCGATGCACTCGACACACTGCATCGCGTACTCGATGCCATCGCCTCGGCGCAGGCCGCGCCCGTCGGTTCCGACGGCACCGGTGACCAGCCCGCCTTGTCGTCGTTGCGCCAGGCCTTGCGCCAGTTGGGAATCGACTCCTCTTTGAGTCCCCGGGAGTCCGCTGCTACCGGGCTGTCGTCCAGCGCCGACGACGCAGCGATGGCACCGCCGGTGATCGAAGTTGCGAAGCCTGCTTTACCTTTACCGGTCGCGCCGGAAATCGGCCCCCAGGAAACAGTGCGCGTCACTGTCTCGAAACTGGAGGCGCGACTACTGGAGGCGGAGGAAATGCTCATGGCCAAACTGACCGTCGGCCAGCGGGTGACCGATTTGCGCGAACTGTCTGGCCGCTTTGACGCCTGGCGCAATGCCTGGGGGGAGGTTGAGCCGGAAGCACGCCAGTTGCGCCTGCTATCCGATCAGCCGGGCTCCCCGACACAGCGGCATTCCTCCGAGGGGCTGGCCCAGGTGCTGGATTTCTTTGACTGGAGCATGGACTACGTCAAAATCATGGAGAGCGAGGCCGTGGCACTGGAGCGGACGGCGCAGCACGACCGCTTTGCCATTGGCAAACTGGTGGATGACCTGCTGGAGGATTCGAAGCAACTGCTCATGTTGCCGTTTGCCTCGATTTCGGCATCGTTCCAGAGGCTGGTGCGCGATTTGTGCCGCGATCAGGGCAAGGAGGCTGAGCTCAAGATCTACGGCGAAAACACCGAGATCGACAAACGTATTCTGGAGGAGATGAAAGACCCGCTCATTCATTTGCTGCGCAACAGCCTGGATCATGGCATCGAAACCGCGGCCGAACGCAGGCGGCGCGGCAAACCATCGCGTGCGACGATCGAGCTGGCGGTGACCCAAATCAGCGGCAACAAAGTGCGGCTGATGCTGTCCGACAACGGCGCCGGCATCGATACCGGGAAGGTCAAAGCGTCGGCAATCAAGCTCGGGCTGATCTCGCCAGAAGAAGCGGCGCAGCTCAGCGAGCCTGAATCGCAGGCGCTGATTTTCCGCTCCGAAGTGTCTACCAGTCCGATCATCACGCAGCTGTCGGGCCGCGGACTGGGACTGGCCATCGTGCGGGAGAAAACCACCAAACTGGGCGGGGAGGTAACGGTTGACAGTCAGGCGGGCCTTGGAACCGTTTTCCAGATTGAATTGCCGGCGACGCGTGCAACCTTTCGCGGCATCCTGGTCAAAGCTGCCGGTCGGCTACTGGTGCTGCCGACCGCCCAGGTTGAGCGCGCCGCGCGCGCCACGCCCGACGACACCCGAACCGTCGAAGGGCGGGAGACCATCACGTTCGACGGGCGGGCTGTGTCCCTTGTGCGACTGGCCGACGTACTGGAATTGCCGTATGTTGAGCGCAAGGACATGTTCCCCAGCGGCATACCGGTACTCATTCTCGGCAGCGTCGACCAGCGTGTTGCATTCGCCGTGGACGAGGTTCTGGATGAGCAGGAAATTTTAGTCAAGCCGCTGCTCAAGCCCCTGTCACGCGTGCGCAACGTCGCCGCCGCCGCAGTCCTCAGTAACGGCAAGATCGCAACCATACTCAATGTGGACGACCTGCTTAAATCTGCCAGAAAGGTCGCCCGCACGGCACCACGGGCAGCCACGGGAACGAAGGCGGTAGAGGCCGGGATGGTACTCATCGCCGAGGACTCCATCACCTCCCGGATGCTACTCAAAAGTATCCTGGAATCCGCCGGCTACGACGTCAAAACAGCGGTGGACGGGATGGATGCGTTCACCCTGTTGCGCGCCGAAAAGTTCGACCTGCTTGTTTCCGATGTTGAAATGCCGCGGCTCAACGGCTTCGACCTGACGGCGAAGATACGCGCCGACAAAAGACTGGCCGAGCTTCCGGTGGTGCTGGTGACGGCGCTGGAAACGCGGGAGGACCGCGAGCGCGGCATCGACGCTGGCGCCAATGCGTATATTGTCAAGAGCAGCTTCGACCAGAGCAACCTGATCGAGGCAGTACGGCGGCTGATTTAA
- the cheB gene encoding chemotaxis-specific protein-glutamate methyltransferase CheB, which produces MTDGKINVLVAEDSAIARVLLVRLLESDPLIRVVGAVGDGQAAIDFVNHNKPDVVLMGVHMPRLDGFETTRRIMETQAVPIIICSASNNVTDIAVTFRAMEAGAIACIEKPFTGEQDDFEAMAAHLLETVKLMSEVKVVRRTAHRRPAPLPSAYPPAPAAQRQRAPAQIKLVGIGASTGGPLALQTILSGLPKDFPAPVLVVQHIAHGFLPGMAEWLNQTTTLQIHIASYGTTPLPGHVYLAPDDFHMGIGTGGNIILTREAPENHLRPAVSFLFRSLAETYGPNALGVLLTGMGKDGAEELKAMMAKGAVTIAQDQESSVVHGMPGVAIALGAATQVLPADKIADALIALVRQIDGDGDGHGHGIAGD; this is translated from the coding sequence ATGACCGATGGCAAGATCAACGTACTGGTGGCGGAAGACTCGGCGATCGCACGCGTGCTTCTCGTGCGCCTGCTCGAATCGGATCCGCTGATTCGCGTTGTCGGCGCCGTCGGTGACGGCCAGGCGGCAATCGATTTCGTCAATCACAACAAGCCCGATGTCGTACTCATGGGCGTTCATATGCCACGGCTTGATGGTTTCGAGACGACGCGCCGCATCATGGAAACGCAGGCGGTGCCAATCATCATCTGCAGCGCCAGCAACAACGTCACCGATATCGCCGTGACGTTCCGCGCCATGGAAGCCGGAGCCATCGCCTGCATTGAAAAACCTTTTACTGGCGAGCAAGACGACTTCGAGGCGATGGCGGCGCACCTGCTGGAAACGGTCAAGCTGATGTCCGAGGTCAAGGTCGTGCGCCGCACGGCCCACAGGCGGCCGGCGCCATTGCCTTCAGCCTATCCTCCGGCCCCAGCCGCGCAGCGGCAGCGCGCTCCAGCGCAGATCAAACTCGTCGGCATCGGCGCGTCCACCGGTGGACCGCTGGCGCTGCAAACCATCCTCTCAGGTTTGCCAAAGGACTTTCCCGCGCCGGTGCTCGTCGTGCAGCACATTGCGCACGGTTTTCTGCCCGGAATGGCCGAGTGGCTGAACCAGACCACCACTTTGCAGATTCATATCGCCTCCTACGGTACAACCCCGCTGCCGGGTCATGTCTACCTGGCGCCGGACGATTTCCACATGGGCATCGGCACCGGTGGCAACATCATCCTGACCCGGGAGGCACCGGAGAATCACCTGCGGCCGGCCGTATCCTTCCTGTTCCGCTCGCTGGCAGAAACATACGGCCCGAACGCACTGGGCGTGTTGCTGACGGGCATGGGCAAGGACGGTGCCGAGGAACTGAAGGCGATGATGGCCAAAGGGGCTGTCACCATCGCACAAGACCAGGAAAGCTCGGTGGTGCATGGCATGCCGGGTGTTGCCATTGCCCTGGGCGCCGCCACACAGGTGTTACCGGCCGACAAGATCGCCGATGCGCTGATCGCGCTGGTCAGGCAAATTGATGGCGATGGCGATGGTCATGGTCATGGAATAGCGGGGGACTGA
- a CDS encoding response regulator: MEDSPTQAQQLQHILEQEGYEVGIARNGRLALKMLPQFRPALIISDVIMPEMDGYELSRRIKTQPDLRNIPVILVTTMSDPQDVIRGLECGADNFVLKPYDERYMLARVRYVLVNREMHREQDMGLGVEIYFNDQRHFITADRLQILNLLLSTYDAAIQRNKDLTQTQESLGQRSAEVAAVNRFLDSVIETIPDMIFVKDAADLRFVRFNRAGEELLGYSRDELVGKNDYDLFPEAEADAFTSKDQEVLTRGMVLDIPEEPIHTRNKGDRILHTKKIPIFDSKGRPLYLLGISRDVTEKKKLEDALRKRNEELSKSQEDLQWSNSELNKLRLALEARVNQRTQQLTAVVEALRESEARTRLTIDTALDAVVAMDAHGLVREWNAQAETIFGWKRDEAIGKPLAGLVIPRQHREGHARGLERFLATNEGPILSQRLELTALHREGREFPVELSITPMLLQGEWTFSAFLRDITDRKQMEERTLNLNRELEQRVAQRTTELVAAREAADTANRAKSTFLATMSHEIRTPMNGMFGMLELLGLTELDTDQRATLAIVRESSQSLLCIIDDILDFSKIEAGKLTVRPEVASIKDVIEHVRNMYAGNASGRGLLLKHGTDPQISPALMFDPLRLGQILNNLVSNALKFTSRGSIEIKAELIARTNGEDQVRFVVTDTGMGVSAEDQQRLFQPFTQGGGDTARWAGGTGLGLTICRRLAGMMNGTVEMVSELGKGTTMILTLSLPIADPKELAKIRRAQMQDSARTTHTARRDAPTVARAETEGTLVLLVDDHPVNRMLLMRQVHVLGYAAESAKNGVEALAKWQSRRFGIVITDCNMPEMNGYDLARSIRGLESGNEGKHVPIIACTANALSGEAESCFAAGMDDYLVKPVELSQLREKLDQWLPIPDATVMPEATSGTSSKHMAATAAAVPVDRSVIAEFSGGDASTERHIFTEFRSANDEDAAMLKRAVAASDGVQITRTTHRMLGASRMIGARDFARVCESIEHASRTSDWAAVEAHMSAFQHELQRLNAYLDAL; encoded by the coding sequence GTGGAAGACAGCCCCACCCAGGCCCAACAACTGCAGCATATCCTTGAACAGGAAGGCTACGAAGTTGGCATTGCCCGCAATGGCCGACTCGCGCTGAAAATGCTACCCCAGTTCCGGCCCGCACTGATCATCAGCGACGTGATCATGCCGGAAATGGACGGCTATGAGCTTTCCCGCCGAATCAAGACGCAGCCCGATCTTCGCAACATACCGGTCATCCTCGTCACCACCATGTCCGATCCGCAGGACGTGATCCGTGGACTGGAGTGCGGGGCTGATAACTTCGTCCTCAAGCCCTATGACGAGCGCTATATGCTGGCTCGTGTGCGTTATGTGCTCGTCAATCGGGAAATGCACCGGGAACAGGATATGGGCTTGGGGGTGGAAATCTACTTCAATGACCAGAGGCATTTCATCACTGCCGATCGTTTGCAGATCCTCAACCTCCTGCTGTCCACGTATGACGCCGCCATCCAGCGCAACAAGGACCTCACCCAAACCCAGGAATCATTGGGGCAGCGTTCGGCCGAGGTTGCGGCGGTGAACAGATTTCTCGATTCGGTGATCGAAACCATCCCCGACATGATTTTTGTCAAAGATGCAGCCGACCTGCGCTTTGTCAGATTCAACCGCGCCGGCGAAGAACTGCTGGGTTACTCCCGGGATGAGTTGGTTGGCAAAAATGACTATGACCTTTTCCCCGAGGCGGAGGCCGACGCCTTCACGTCCAAAGACCAGGAGGTGCTGACGCGCGGCATGGTGTTGGACATCCCGGAGGAGCCGATCCACACGCGCAATAAAGGCGACCGGATCCTGCATACCAAGAAAATCCCGATCTTCGACAGCAAGGGCCGGCCACTCTACCTGTTGGGGATCTCCCGAGATGTTACGGAAAAAAAGAAGCTGGAAGACGCACTGCGCAAGCGCAACGAGGAGCTCAGTAAAAGCCAGGAAGACCTGCAGTGGAGCAATTCCGAGTTGAACAAGTTGAGGCTCGCGCTGGAAGCGCGCGTGAACCAGAGAACCCAGCAGCTGACTGCGGTCGTTGAGGCGTTACGCGAGAGCGAGGCGCGTACCCGGCTCACGATTGACACGGCGCTGGATGCCGTGGTGGCCATGGATGCCCATGGACTTGTCAGGGAGTGGAATGCCCAGGCGGAAACCATTTTCGGCTGGAAGCGTGACGAGGCCATCGGCAAGCCGCTGGCTGGCCTTGTCATTCCGCGGCAACATCGTGAAGGCCATGCGCGCGGGTTGGAGCGTTTCCTGGCCACCAACGAGGGACCGATATTGAGCCAGCGCCTCGAACTTACAGCCTTACACCGGGAGGGTCGCGAGTTTCCGGTCGAACTATCCATTACCCCGATGCTGCTTCAGGGGGAGTGGACGTTCAGCGCGTTTTTGCGTGACATCACCGACCGCAAGCAGATGGAGGAACGAACCCTGAACCTGAACAGGGAGCTCGAGCAGCGCGTGGCGCAAAGGACGACCGAGCTCGTTGCCGCCCGGGAGGCAGCCGACACCGCCAACCGCGCCAAGAGCACTTTTCTGGCCACCATGAGCCACGAGATCAGGACGCCGATGAACGGCATGTTCGGCATGCTCGAACTCCTGGGCCTGACCGAGCTCGATACCGACCAACGCGCCACGCTTGCGATCGTGCGTGAATCGAGCCAGTCGCTGCTGTGCATCATTGACGACATCCTCGACTTTTCCAAGATTGAAGCAGGAAAGCTGACGGTTCGCCCCGAGGTCGCCTCGATCAAGGACGTTATTGAGCATGTAAGGAACATGTACGCCGGTAACGCCAGCGGCCGGGGCTTGCTGCTCAAGCACGGCACTGATCCGCAAATCAGCCCCGCGCTGATGTTTGATCCCTTGCGGCTGGGCCAAATACTCAACAATCTTGTCAGCAACGCCCTCAAATTCACCTCCCGCGGCTCGATCGAGATCAAGGCGGAACTCATAGCGCGAACCAACGGAGAAGACCAGGTGCGGTTTGTGGTGACCGACACCGGCATGGGCGTTTCCGCCGAGGATCAGCAGCGACTGTTTCAGCCCTTCACCCAGGGCGGGGGCGACACGGCGCGGTGGGCTGGTGGCACCGGACTGGGGCTCACGATCTGCCGGCGGCTAGCCGGGATGATGAATGGCACGGTCGAGATGGTGAGCGAGTTGGGCAAGGGCACGACCATGATCCTCACCTTGTCGCTGCCGATCGCCGACCCGAAGGAACTGGCGAAAATCAGACGGGCGCAGATGCAAGACTCGGCCCGGACCACCCACACGGCGCGTCGCGATGCGCCGACCGTTGCGCGCGCCGAGACGGAGGGAACGCTGGTACTGCTGGTGGATGACCATCCGGTCAATCGAATGCTCCTGATGCGGCAGGTGCATGTGCTGGGCTATGCCGCGGAGAGCGCAAAAAACGGTGTCGAAGCATTGGCCAAGTGGCAATCGCGCCGGTTCGGGATTGTCATCACCGACTGCAACATGCCGGAGATGAATGGCTATGACCTTGCGCGCAGCATTCGCGGGCTTGAGTCCGGTAACGAAGGCAAACACGTCCCGATCATCGCTTGTACGGCCAACGCACTAAGTGGCGAGGCCGAGAGCTGCTTTGCCGCCGGCATGGACGACTACCTTGTGAAACCGGTCGAGTTGTCCCAGCTACGGGAAAAGCTCGATCAATGGCTGCCGATTCCGGATGCCACCGTCATGCCGGAGGCGACATCCGGGACATCCAGCAAACACATGGCGGCAACGGCAGCGGCCGTCCCGGTCGACCGTTCGGTCATTGCCGAATTTTCGGGCGGCGACGCGTCAACCGAGCGCCACATATTCACAGAGTTTCGGAGCGCCAACGACGAAGATGCTGCCATGCTCAAGCGGGCCGTGGCAGCCAGTGATGGCGTGCAGATCACCCGCACCACCCACCGCATGCTGGGCGCCAGCAGGATGATCGGCGCGCGGGACTTTGCCAGAGTGTGCGAATCCATCGAGCACGCAAGCCGCACCAGTGACTGGGCGGCGGTCGAGGCTCACATGAGCGCGTTCCAGCACGAATTGCAACGCCTGAACGCCTATTTAGACGCTCTGTGA
- a CDS encoding EAL domain-containing response regulator: MSINNLHFLVAEDHDFQRSTVVRMLDGLGAKSVHEAADGHDALTIIRDPDRPIDIVICDLDMPGMDGMEFIRRLGECESPVSVIIASALERNLIASVETMTEAYGIQLLGVVEKPLNPAKLGLLIERHKATQTRRDQPGTTAPSFTLEEIVEGLRNDEFEPFLQPKVELATGKIKGAEALARWRHPYRGIVAPHAFIGRLEDKGMIDTLMEVMLRKSAALCRTWLSAGLQATVSVNLSPQSLGDVHLADRVTQLVLDQGLEPRHMVLEVTESVATTNVGRALENLARLRMKGFGLSIDDYGTGYASMQQLTRIAFTELKIDQSFVTNATKQASARVVLESSLDIARKLNITAVAEGVETQADWNLLRQLGCAFAQGYFIARPMEAGAYLDWARGWKPPDPQGTVSPS; the protein is encoded by the coding sequence ATGTCGATCAACAACTTACATTTTCTGGTTGCCGAAGACCATGATTTCCAGCGCAGCACGGTGGTGAGGATGCTTGACGGCTTGGGCGCAAAGAGTGTCCATGAAGCGGCGGACGGCCATGACGCGTTGACCATCATCCGCGACCCCGATCGGCCCATCGATATCGTCATCTGCGACCTTGATATGCCGGGCATGGACGGCATGGAATTCATTCGCCGCCTGGGTGAGTGCGAGTCCCCGGTGTCGGTCATCATCGCCAGTGCGCTGGAGCGTAACCTGATCGCCTCGGTCGAGACCATGACAGAGGCCTACGGTATCCAGCTGCTGGGCGTTGTGGAAAAACCGCTCAACCCCGCAAAGCTGGGGCTGCTGATCGAACGCCATAAGGCAACACAGACCCGGCGGGACCAGCCTGGGACGACAGCTCCATCATTCACGCTGGAGGAGATCGTGGAAGGATTGAGGAACGATGAGTTCGAACCCTTTCTTCAACCCAAGGTCGAATTGGCCACCGGGAAAATCAAGGGGGCAGAAGCACTCGCGCGCTGGCGCCATCCTTATAGGGGTATCGTCGCCCCCCACGCGTTCATCGGCCGGCTCGAAGATAAGGGCATGATCGATACGCTCATGGAAGTCATGCTGAGAAAGTCAGCGGCACTGTGCAGGACCTGGCTCAGTGCCGGGCTGCAGGCCACCGTGTCGGTCAACCTGTCGCCCCAATCGCTGGGCGACGTGCACCTTGCCGACCGCGTGACGCAGCTTGTGCTCGACCAGGGGCTGGAGCCACGCCATATGGTCCTCGAGGTAACCGAGTCCGTGGCCACAACCAATGTAGGCAGAGCACTCGAGAACCTCGCGCGCCTGCGCATGAAGGGCTTCGGCTTGTCTATTGACGATTACGGCACCGGCTACGCCTCAATGCAGCAACTCACGCGAATCGCCTTTACCGAGCTCAAGATCGATCAATCCTTTGTGACAAACGCAACCAAGCAGGCATCGGCCAGGGTGGTCCTTGAATCGAGTCTCGACATCGCGAGGAAGCTCAACATCACAGCGGTAGCCGAAGGGGTTGAAACGCAGGCAGACTGGAATTTGCTGCGCCAGCTCGGCTGCGCCTTCGCACAGGGCTATTTCATCGCAAGGCCGATGGAGGCGGGGGCCTACCTCGATTGGGCTCGGGGTTGGAAACCGCCGGACCCGCAAGGTACTGTTTCCCCCAGCTAG
- a CDS encoding Tn3 family transposase, which translates to MASFEYRYIGAESLPARLSEFDVQQYFRLSKADVEAISARFRADRRAGVAVMLLFLRASGRPLDRVSTLPRALLHHVGEAIGGRAPTIASLRSIYQRRPTHYEHQLWAKEYLGLKDVDKSNSDLLVAYLNAQANEVSSVDELVTSACRWLYERKLLIPSDRQVRDLARKCYANVEAAILTTVQATVPANLLARCREVVFSPRKDGASTTLEWLRTPPKRHSPGTFTETLEKISFLKGLGTHEWTFDSIPLEKQRGYAQNIQDRRPVMTRRLTDSSQAIELVFFLRITLLELTDGLMYQSARRVSDLVRHAYEKTQAKQARSSVEYRERLLSIKALVNDTSQPAEQRLAAIGDIVTDLNPLSSTSHAASVRETLTDDPHRIRSLLSSLQDLDFKGYSNDNSLKLLTSLKEIYAGKLTELPQDQAFPVDKPWRDLVDDPDRKRALQALEACAMVGLRKSLRRGSVWIDHSFSYRERDQMLIPTKEWRQDRERHLSILGLSADPDAFLRPLLKHIEAGLKAVSEARQQGKLTIDAQGMLHLPALEALPEEIDPKRTRDLMFKQIGRVQFPDLLLEMDAHTNFSEILLARRATDESELVALYAALIAHGTEIDAKSVAAMTPQLDPDQVSVAMRALEASGRLRRANERVVEFQGKHAIAELWGSGKTASSDMMSLDASKHLWNARVDPRRRTHAAGMYTHVLDQHGIVYDQPIVLNERQAGPAIEGVVRYNDSTERVRLSLLAVDTHGYTNPAMAISKLLEFDLCPRLRDLSERKLFLPRSLEAPEGLDQVLVRDVSLKAITKGWDELLRLAASIRSGRVSANVALQRFGSAAQGDPVHKAADQLGRLLRTLFLCDYFSNPEFRREIHTILNRGESVHQLQRAVYFGKVASERGRRRDEMIAISGSHTLLTNLVLAWNTHHMQETADRWRRTGQKLEDTWLARMGPAHFANVNFRGTFKFGVSRYAEMLISGSTDKPAKRA; encoded by the coding sequence ATGGCCAGTTTCGAATATCGGTACATAGGCGCCGAGAGTTTGCCGGCTCGACTCTCGGAATTTGACGTTCAGCAATACTTCCGGCTGTCCAAGGCGGATGTTGAGGCGATCAGTGCGCGGTTTCGGGCGGACCGGCGAGCTGGCGTGGCTGTCATGTTGCTCTTTTTGCGAGCGTCTGGGCGACCTCTTGATCGGGTGTCGACTTTGCCTAGAGCACTGCTGCACCATGTGGGAGAGGCTATTGGAGGGCGCGCGCCCACCATTGCTTCTCTGCGCAGCATCTATCAGCGTCGGCCAACCCACTATGAGCACCAGCTCTGGGCCAAGGAATACCTTGGGCTCAAAGATGTCGACAAATCCAATAGCGATCTGCTGGTTGCCTATCTAAACGCCCAAGCTAATGAAGTCAGTTCTGTGGATGAACTGGTGACCAGTGCCTGCCGCTGGCTGTATGAGCGCAAACTCCTGATTCCAAGTGACCGGCAGGTTCGCGATTTGGCGCGTAAGTGCTACGCCAACGTCGAAGCCGCCATATTGACCACGGTGCAGGCGACCGTACCTGCGAACTTGCTAGCGCGTTGCCGTGAAGTTGTTTTCAGCCCACGAAAGGACGGGGCGTCAACGACTCTGGAGTGGCTTAGAACCCCACCAAAACGCCATAGCCCAGGCACTTTCACTGAGACGCTTGAAAAAATCAGCTTCCTGAAAGGCTTGGGCACCCACGAGTGGACATTCGACTCCATCCCGCTGGAAAAACAGCGTGGTTATGCGCAAAATATTCAGGACAGAAGGCCGGTGATGACTCGCAGGCTGACGGACTCAAGCCAAGCCATCGAGCTGGTCTTTTTCCTGCGAATCACTTTGCTGGAACTGACTGACGGGTTGATGTACCAGTCGGCCCGCAGGGTGTCCGACCTGGTGCGCCACGCCTATGAAAAAACCCAGGCCAAGCAGGCCCGGTCTTCCGTTGAATACCGTGAGCGTCTCCTGTCGATCAAAGCACTGGTCAATGACACCAGCCAGCCAGCCGAACAGCGCCTGGCAGCTATTGGCGATATTGTCACGGATCTAAACCCGCTTTCGAGCACCAGTCATGCCGCGAGCGTGCGAGAAACCCTAACGGATGACCCGCACCGGATACGGTCGCTGCTCAGCAGCCTGCAGGACCTGGACTTCAAGGGATACTCGAACGACAACAGCCTGAAATTGCTGACGTCACTCAAGGAAATTTACGCAGGAAAGCTGACCGAGTTGCCTCAGGATCAGGCTTTTCCGGTGGACAAACCATGGCGCGATTTGGTCGACGACCCCGATCGCAAACGCGCGTTACAGGCGCTGGAGGCCTGCGCCATGGTTGGCTTGCGCAAGAGCCTGCGCCGCGGCTCGGTCTGGATTGACCACAGCTTCTCTTACCGGGAGCGCGACCAGATGCTGATCCCGACCAAGGAATGGCGCCAGGACAGGGAACGGCACTTGTCAATCTTGGGCCTGAGCGCTGATCCCGACGCTTTCTTGCGGCCGCTACTCAAGCATATTGAGGCGGGACTGAAGGCTGTTTCTGAAGCGAGACAGCAAGGTAAGCTGACCATCGATGCCCAAGGCATGCTGCATCTGCCCGCGCTGGAAGCCCTGCCCGAGGAAATCGATCCGAAACGCACCCGTGACCTGATGTTCAAGCAGATCGGCCGCGTCCAGTTTCCCGATCTGTTGCTGGAAATGGATGCGCATACGAATTTCAGCGAGATCCTGCTGGCGCGCCGTGCAACGGATGAAAGTGAGCTCGTAGCCTTGTACGCTGCCCTGATCGCCCACGGTACCGAAATTGATGCCAAGAGCGTGGCCGCGATGACGCCTCAGCTAGATCCTGACCAAGTGTCGGTAGCCATGCGGGCCCTGGAAGCCTCAGGTCGGCTACGCCGGGCCAATGAACGCGTGGTCGAGTTCCAGGGCAAGCACGCCATCGCCGAGCTGTGGGGCAGCGGCAAGACGGCTTCCAGTGACATGATGAGCCTCGATGCTTCCAAACACCTGTGGAATGCCCGTGTAGACCCGCGGCGGCGGACCCATGCGGCCGGCATGTACACCCACGTGCTGGACCAACACGGCATTGTCTACGACCAACCGATCGTTCTGAATGAGCGCCAGGCCGGCCCGGCGATTGAAGGGGTGGTCCGGTACAACGACAGCACCGAGCGCGTGCGGCTTTCCCTGCTGGCCGTCGACACCCACGGATACACCAATCCGGCCATGGCAATATCCAAGCTTCTAGAGTTCGATCTTTGCCCCAGGCTTCGGGATTTGTCCGAGAGAAAACTGTTTCTGCCGCGCAGTCTGGAGGCGCCAGAAGGCCTGGATCAGGTGCTTGTGCGCGATGTATCGCTCAAAGCAATCACCAAGGGATGGGACGAACTGCTGAGGCTGGCGGCCTCAATCCGTAGCGGCCGCGTCAGCGCCAATGTCGCTTTGCAACGCTTTGGCAGCGCGGCCCAAGGCGACCCGGTTCACAAGGCTGCAGATCAGCTTGGGCGCTTATTGAGGACGTTGTTCCTCTGCGATTACTTTAGCAACCCCGAGTTTCGCCGGGAAATTCACACCATTCTCAACCGGGGGGAATCGGTGCACCAACTTCAACGGGCGGTTTATTTTGGCAAAGTGGCATCCGAACGCGGCCGCCGGCGCGACGAGATGATTGCGATCTCCGGCTCGCACACGCTGTTGACCAATCTGGTGCTGGCATGGAACACCCATCACATGCAGGAGACTGCAGACCGCTGGCGCCGCACCGGACAAAAGCTGGAAGACACATGGCTAGCCCGCATGGGGCCTGCGCACTTTGCCAATGTGAATTTCCGGGGGACATTCAAGTTTGGCGTGTCGCGCTACGCCGAAATGCTCATAAGTGGATCAACTGACAAGCCGGCCAAGCGTGCCTAA